Proteins co-encoded in one Neofelis nebulosa isolate mNeoNeb1 chromosome 2, mNeoNeb1.pri, whole genome shotgun sequence genomic window:
- the LOC131493679 gene encoding PRAME family member 8-like, translating to MTLSGPSLPLASGTGIKGSSGWKCLGQQLRFLPPGTCETLAPVPAGAERWLCGRPQSPEWNWGKLRPSHHCQNRDFGPEWVPPEGKEKMGLAREGGLVPLTLPEDSFQNRFRMVTRTPPRLLELAAKSLLKDEDLAIAALEYLPTELFPLLFMEALAGRCDKTLKATVRAWPFARLPLGGLTQMPHQKALQAVLDGLDCLLARKVRPRRWKLRVLDLRNASRNFWSMWSGARVHECPLTGPVAEDSLRMKGPSGPLTVFVDLCLRERTLDERLANLIRWARRRRSLHLCCKKVTIFGMPVQNIKEVLNLVQLGCVLEVEVHLTWQLSTLGKFAPYLGRMSNVQRLVLSHIHKPSSSSEEKHIGRFTSQLLRLRHLRKLRMESPAFLEGCLGQMLRCLKSPLEALSITNCQLTESDLACLSQCPSISQLKELDLSGLSLACFSPKPLQVLLETVAATVQDLVLEYCGLSDTHLEAILPALSRCHQLQTFSVRGNHLSMALMERLLHHTSGLSRLSLELYPAPLESYSSRGIIHPGRFAQAQAELLGILKDLGLPRTIWLRTNPCPHCGSKIVYDSDPFVSC from the exons ATGACACTCTCAGGCCCCTCACTACCACTTGCCAGTGGAACTGGAATCAAGGGAAGCAGTGGGTGGAAATGTCTGGGCCAGCAGTTGCGTTTCCTTCCCCCTGGTACTTGTGAGACACTCGCCCCGGTGCCGGCAGGGGCAGAGCGATGGCTTTGTGGCCGgccacagagcccagagtggaACTGGGGTAAACTGAGGCCCTCCCACCATTGCCAGAACCGTGACTTTGGCCCTGAGTGGGTTCCTCCCGAGGGCAAGGAGAAGATGGGCCTGGCCCGGGAAGGAGGACTTGTTCCCTTGACATTGCCAGAGGATTCCTTTCAGAACAGATTCAGGATGGTCACCAGGACCCCGCCCAGACTCCTGGAACTGGCGGCCAAGAGCCTGCTGAAGGACGAGGACTTGGCGATCGCTGCTCTGGAGTATCTGCCCACAGAGCTCTTCCCACTGCTGTTCATGGAGGCCCTGGCTGGGAGGTGCGACAAGACACTGAAGGCGACGGTGCGGGCCTGGCCCTTTGCCCGCCTCCCTCTGGGGGGCCTGACACAGATGCCTCACCAGAAGGCCTTACAAGCCGTGCTCGATGGGCTTGACTGCCTGCTTGCCCGGAAGGTTCGGCCCAG GAGGTGGAAACTGCGGGTGCTGGATTTACGGAATGCCAGTCGGAACTTCTGGAGCATGTGGTCTGGAGCCAGGGTCCACGAGTGCCCGCTGACGGGACCCGTGGCAGAGGACAGCTTAAGGATGAAGGGGCCCTCGGGTCCCTTGACAGTGTTCGTAGACCTCTGCCTCAGGGAAAGGACCCTGGATGAACGCCTGGCCAACCTCATTAGGTGGGCCAGACGGAGGAGATCGCTACACCTGTGCTGTAAGAAGGTGACGATTTTCGGGATGCCCGTCCAAAATATTAAGGAGGTCCTGAATCTGGTGCAGCTGGGCTGTGTCCTGGAGGTGGAGGTGCATCTCACCTGGCAGCTGTCGACCCTGGGGAAGTTTGCTCCTTACCTGGGCCGGATGAGTAACGTGCAGAGACTCGTCCTCTCCCATATCCAcaagccctcctcctcctccgaggAAAAGCACATTGGCCGATTCACCTCCCAGCTTCTCCGGCTGCGCCACCTGCGGAAGCTCCGTATGGAATCTCCCGCCTTCCTCGAGGGCTGCCTGGGCCAGATGCTCAG GTGCCTGAAGAGCCCCTTGGAGGCCCTCTCCATAACCAACTGCCAGCTTACAGAATCAGACTTGGCATGCCTGTCCCAGTGCCCAAGCATCAGTCAGCTGAAGGAGCTGGATCTGAGTGGCCTCAGCCTGGCCTGTTTTAGTCCCAAGCCCCTCCAAGTTCTGCTCGAGACAGTGGCAGCCACCGTCCAGGACCTGGTACTAGAATATTGTGGACTCTCGGACACCCACCTGGAGGCCATCCTGCCGGCCCTCAGCCGCTGCCACCAGCTCCAGACGTTCAGTGTCCGCGGGAACCACCTCTCCATGGCCCTGATGGAGAGGTTGCTGCATCACACCTCTGGGCTGAGCCGCCTGAGCCTCGAGCTGTATCCTGCCCCTCTGGAGAGTTACAGCAGTCGGGGGATCATCCACCCAGGGAGGTTTGCCCAGGCTCAGGCTGAGCTGCTGGGCATTCTGAAGGACTTAGGACTGCCCCGGACCATCTGGCTTAGAACTAACCCCTGTCCTCACTGTGGCAGCAAGATAGTCTATGATTCGGACCCCTTTGTGTCCTGCTAA